The Microplitis demolitor isolate Queensland-Clemson2020A chromosome 8, iyMicDemo2.1a, whole genome shotgun sequence genome has a segment encoding these proteins:
- the LOC128668372 gene encoding GATA zinc finger domain-containing protein 14-like, whose product NNNNNNNNNNNNNNNNNNNNNNNNNNNNNNNNNNNNNNNNNNNNNNNNNNNNNNNNNNNNNNNNNNNNNNNNNNNNNNNNNNNNNNNNNNNNNNNNNNNNNNNNNNNNNNNNNNNNNNNNNNNNNNNNNNNNNNNNNNNNNNNNNNNNNNNNNNNNNNNNNNNNNNNNNNNNNNNNNNNNNNNNNNNNNNNNNNNNNNNNNNNNNNNNNNNNNNNNNNNNNNNNNNNNNNNNNNNNNNNNNNNNNNNNNNNNNNNNNNNNNNNNNNNNNNNNNNNNNNNNNNNNNNNNNNNNNNNNNNNNNNNNNNNNNNNNNNNNNNNNNNNNNNNNNNNNNNNNNNNNNNNNNNNNNNNNNNNNNNNNNNNNNNNNNNNNNNNNNNNNNNNNNNNNNNNNNNNNNNNNNNNNNNNNNNNNNNNNNNNNNNNNNNNNNNNNNNNNNNNNNNNNNNNNNNNNNNNNNNNNNNNNNNNNNNNNNNNNNNNNNNNNNNNNNNNNNNNNNNNNNNNNNNNNNNNNNNNNNNNNNNNNNNNNNNNNNNNNNNNNNN is encoded by the coding sequence taataataataataataataataataataataataataataataataataataataataataataataataataataataataataataataataataataataataataataataataataataataataataataataataataataataataataataataataataataataataataataataataataataataataataataataataataataataataataataataataataataataataataataataataataataataataataataataataataataataataataataataataataataataataataataataataataataataataataataataataataataataataataataataataataataataataataataataataataataataataataataataataataataataataataataataataataataataataataataataataataataataataataataataataataataataataataataataataataataataataataataataataataataataataataataataataataataataataataataataataataataataataataataataataataataataataataataataataataataataataataataataataataataataataataataataataataataataataataataataataataataataataataataataataataataataataataataataataataataataataataataataataataataataataataataataataataataataataataataataataataataataataataataataataataataataataataataataataataataataataataataataataataataataataataataataataataataataataataataataataataataataataataataataataataataataataataataataataataataataataataataataataataataataataataataataataataataataataataataataataataataataataataataataataataataataataataataataataataataataataataataataataataataataataataataataataataataataataataataataataataataataataataataataataataataataataataataataataataataataataataataataataataataataataataataataataataataataataataataataataataataataataataataataataataataataataataataataataataataataataataataataataataataataataataataataataataataataataataataataataataataataataataataataataataataataataataataataataataataataataataataataataat